One Littorina saxatilis isolate snail1 linkage group LG1, US_GU_Lsax_2.0, whole genome shotgun sequence genomic window carries:
- the LOC138960628 gene encoding leucine-rich repeat-containing protein 69-like yields MADAVLIRALKGQPKTLNLCNRHLDKIPKAIGKLECVCQLNLKNNKIKKLPPELTHLFQLQVLNLGNNAFEEFPQLLQHLHNLEKLHFFCNKISEIPPTCLNGFKSLTFLNLNNNRLQTLPPEICNLLNIQFLSVDNNQLRDLPVEFCALTTLQEFHAAGNQLISLPLEFGYLTCLQRLHLQKNKIRELPEGIGKCYQLRVLDVAANELRIFPTELSGLPLKELHCEENPLLQHLPVHSLQEEEVLALKEISVRFVMRSLRDRYSYLRKAIRRYPDLRDMLAQCSKCAVCGEAFLNTWLECVHFLDAKGMNLGNAIGKIPVRALLCSYKCFNSQDHAYYGVAFP; encoded by the exons ATGGCGGACGCCGTCCTCATCAGAGCCTTGAAAGGGCAGCCCAAAACTTTAAATCTTTGTAATAGACATCTTGACAAAATACCCAAAGCCATTGGAAAGTTGGAATGTGTATGTCAACTGAATCTGAAGAACAACAAAATCAAGAAATTGCCTCCGGAGCTTACACATCTGTTTCAG CTGCAAGTGTTGAACCTTGGAAATAATGCCTTTGAAGAATTTCCTCAACTGCTGCAGCACCTGCACAATCTTGAGAAACTTCATTTCTTCTGCAACAAGATATCAGAGATTCCACCTACCTGTCTCA ACGGTTTTAAGAGCCTTACTTTCCTGAATCTAAATAACAACAGACTACAAACTTTACCACCAGAAATTTGCAA CTTGCTAAACATTCAGTTCTTGAGCGTTGACAACAACCAGCTGCGAGATCTCCCGGTGGAGTTCTGTGCTCTGACCACGCTACAGGAGTTCCACGCAGCGGGTAACCAGCTGATCTCACTGCCCTTAGAGTTTGGTTATCTCACCTGCTTGCAGCGGCTGCACCTGCAAAAGAACAAGATCAGGGAGCTCCCAGag GGAATTGGGAAATGTTACCAGTTGCGGGTTCTGGATGTTGCTGCAAATGAACTCCGGATATTTCCAACAGAG CTGTCAGGCCTGCCCTTGAAGGAGCTTCACTGTGAAGAAAATCCATTGCTGCAGCATCTGCCCGTTCACTCCCTGCAGGAGGAAGAGGTGCTAGCTCTCAAG GAAATTTCTGTACGTTTTGTGATGCGAAGTCTTCGAGACAG ATACTCATACCTGCGCAAAGCGATCCGCCGCTACCCCGACCTGCGTGACATGCTGGCCCAGTGCAGCAAGTGTGCCGTGTGTGGCGAGGCCTTTCTCAACACCTGGCTGGAGTGTGTGCACTTTCTCGATGCCAAG GGCATGAACCTTGGAAACGCGATTGGAAAGATTCCAGTCCGTGCTCTCCTGTGTTCCTACAAGTGCTTCAACTCCCAGGATCATGCCTACTATGGAGTTGCCTTCCCATAG